The DNA segment CTCGAGGCGGCGGACGGGGCGCTGCGCCTCGTGAACGTCGTGGACCTCGAGGCGTACCTCCGGGGGGTCGTGCCGGCGGAGGTGCCGGCCGAATGGCCGGCCGCGGCGCTCGAGGCGCAGGCGATCGCCGCGCGGACGTACACGGTGGCGAACCTCGATCCGGCGGCGCCGTACGACATCTGCGCGACCCTCTTGTGCCAGGTGTACGACGGCGTCGCGGCGGAGGACCCCCGCACCGACGCCGCCGTCCGCGCGACGGAGGGGCGCGTGGTGCGCGCCGGCGGGGAGGTGGCGCGGACGTACTACCACGCCGACTCCGGCGGGCGGACGGCGTCCGCGGCGGAGGTGTGGGGGTACGACCGCAGCTACCTCCGCACGCGCGAGGACGTTGCCGTCGCCAGCCCGCACCGCGGCTGGACGGCGACCCTCGCCCCGGCCCGCCTGGCGGCGGCGTTGGCGGCGGAGGGCCGCGACGTCGGGACGCCGACCCGCCTCCGGATCACGGAGACGAGCGCGTCGGGCCGCGCGAGTCGCGCGGTGATCGAGGGGACCGCGGGTTCCGTGACGCTGGCGGGGCCGCGCCTCACGCGGGTCCTGCGCGGCGCGGGCCTCAAGTCGACGCGGGTGACGTCGACCGGTCCCCTGTCGGTGCGCGGCGACGGCTGGGGGCACGGCGTCGGCCTCAGCCAGTACGGGGCGATGGGCCTCGCCCGGCAGGGCCGCACCGCGGAACAGATCCTGCGCTTCTACTACCCCGGGACGCGGGTCGCGGCGCTGCCGCGCGACCCGGTGCTGGCGGCGCGCTGACGCGCGCCGCGCCCCTCAGCGCGCCAGCTTGACGGCGGCCAGCAGGTCCCCGAGGTCCCCCTGGCCCGACGCGAAGTCCGCCTGGCAGCGCTCGACGTAGTGCTCCAGGACGGCGTCCCCGGTCGCGTCGAGGGCGCTGCGGACGCCGGCGAGCAGCGTCAGGATGTCGGTGCAGGAGCGGTCCTCGTCGACCATGCGTTGCAGGCCCCGCACCTGGCCCTCGAGGCGCTTGAGGCGGTTGAGGATGCGCTTCTTCTCCTCGGGGGGGATCGCGACGGTCGCGGTGGTGGGGGTGGTGGCCGGGTCGGGGGTCGGGGCGTCGGGCATGGGGGTCTCCTGTTCGGGGGTGGGGCGTCAGTGGGGCAGGTGGCGGCGGGTCGCGCCGTACGTCCAGGTGCCGAGCAGGGCCCCGATCAGCACGACGGCGAAGGCGGGGAGCCCCGCGCCGACCAGGGCGAGGATGGGGCCGGGGCAGGCACCGACGAGCGCCCACCCGAGCCCGAAGACGGAGCCGCCCCCCAGGGTGCGCGGGAGGCCGCCCTCCTTCGGGGGCACGGCGATCGGGGTCCCGTCGAGGGCGCGCGCGCCGGAGCGGCGCAGGAGCGTCACGCCGACCATCGCCACGAGGACGGCGGAGCCGATGACGCCGTACATGTGGAAGGCGTCGAAGCGGAACATCTCCTGGATGCGCCACCAGGCGACGACCTCGCTGCGGACCAGCACCAGCCCGAAGGCCGCGCCGGCCGCGAGGTAGGCGAGCGCCGCGCGCGCCCCGAGGCCGCGGCGCGCGGCCGGGGTCTCCGCGCAGTCGGGCGGGTGCGGCGTGGCGGTGGGGCCCGGCGTCGTCATGCGGCACCCCCGCCGGTCAACGCCGGCAGCAGGACCGGCAGCAGCAGGTGCGTCCCGACCAGCCCGCCGGCGAAGAAACCGATCACCGCGAGGAGGGAGGGGAGCTGGCGGGTGGCGAGCCCGGTGATGGCGTGCCCCGACGTGCAGCCGCCCGCCCACCGCGCCCCGAACCCCACCAGGAAGCCTCCGGCGAGCAGGAACGCCCAGACCGCGGGGCGGCGCAGCGCGTCGGCGGAGGCGAGCGCGGCGGGGGCGAGACCGCCGTCGGGCGTCACGCCGTACGCCGCGAGCGCGTCGCGCGTGGCGGACGCCACGGTGAGGGGGGCCTGGCCGAGGGCGGCGACGGCGCCGCCCAGCACGATCCCGAGGGCGAAGAGGAGGTTCCACCCGCCGACGTCGCGCCAGGCGTAGCGGAAGTACGCCGGCCCGCCGGGCAGGATCGCGCAGGCGTGCCGCAGCGAGGAGGAGACGCCGAACGCCTTGTTGCCGATCCACAACAACAGCGGCACGACCGCCCCGATGAGGGGGCCGGCCAGCCACCACGGCCACGGCGACGTGAGCCAGGTCTCGATACCCATGGGGGGTACGGTACCCGCGCGTCCACCGACGCATCAAGGGCGGCGGACCGCGCGCCGGCGACCTGCTACCCTGCGCCCGTGAGACACCGCCGTTCCCGCGTCTCCTGCGCCTCCCGCGCCGCACGACCCCTCCGGGTCGCGGCCCCCGCCCGGAGGGCCCGTGCGGGCCTATAGGGGCGTCGTCCGCGGCGAGGTGGTCCGCCTCGAGGAGGGCGTCCGCCTCCCCGACGGTGCCGTGGTCACCGTGACGGTCGGCGAGGGGGAGCTCGTGCGCGCGACGTTGCGGGCCGCTCTGCGCCGCAACGCGCCGAGGCGCTCGCGCGCGCGCCGCCGCCCGGTTCCCGCCGGCGGCGGGGCGTGAGCCGCCTCGTTCTCGTCCCCACGCCGATCGGGGCCCTGCGCGACGTGACGTTGCGCGCCCTCGACGTGCTCGGAGGCGCCGACGTCGTCGCGGCGGAGGACACCCGGCGCAGCGCGACGCTGCTTCGCGAGCACGGGATCGCCACCCCCCTCGTGCGGCTCGACGCCCACACGATCCCCACGCGCGGCCCCGGCCTCCTCGCCGAGCACGCGACCGTCGCCTACGTCACCGACGCCGGCACGCCCGGCGTCAGCGACCCCGGCGCGGACCTCGTCCGCCTCGCGCTGGACGCGGGGCACGACGTCGAGGCGTTGCCGGGCCCCAGCGCCGTGCTGCCCGCCCTCGTCCTGTCCGGCCTCCCGGTCGCCCGCTTCACCTTCGAGGGGTTCCTCCCCCGCAAGGGCCGAGACCGCGGAGACCGCCTCGCTCGGCTCGCCGCCCGCCCGGAGACGACGGCGCTGTACGAGGCGCCCGGGCGCGTCCCCGGCACCCTCGCCGACCTCGCCGAGGCCTGCGGCGGGGACCGCCCCGCGAGCCTCTCGCGCGAACTCACGAAACGCTTCGAGACCACCCTCCGCGGGTCGCTCGCGGACCTCGCGACCGCCACCGCCGCCGACCCGCCGCGCGGCGAGTGCGTCGTGGTGGTCGGGGGCGCACCCGAGGGGGCGCCGGGTCCGCCCCCCGGGGAGGCGGACCGCTACGCCGCGGCGCTGCGCGGCGCCGGCGTCACCGGCCGGACCCTACGCGACGCCCTGGTCGCGCTCGGGGTGGCGAAGAACGACGCGTACCGCGCCGCCCTCGACGGGGAGGAAGGCTAGCGTCGCGGGCGCGTCGTCGGCCGAACGCCCGCCCGCGCGCGCCGGCCTGCTACCCTAAGGCTTTGCGCCCCCGCGCACGCACCCTCGCGCGCGACCCCAACCTGCGCACCCCCAGCATGAGCAACCCAGGATGAGCGACCGCACGACGCCCCCGCCCCCCGCGGCGCCGGACCCCTCCGCGCGCACGCCCGCCCCGCCGCCCGCCCCCGCGGACGGCGGCCGGATCGCAGGCCTTCCCGCCGTCGCGCGCCTCGCGCGCGTCGCGCGGGACGCGGGGCCGCGCGTCGTCCTGACGACGCCCGAGCGTGCGCCCCTCTTCGAGGGCGCCGCGGCGTTCGGGGCGCCGGTCACGACCGACCCCGACCTGGACGGCTGGGGGGAACGCAGCGACCTGGTGATCGCGACGTTCGAGCACGCCGTCCGGGCGTTCCCCGCCGACCCCGAACGCTACGAGCTGGCCTTCGCGCCCGGCGCGTCGTTCCCCCGCAGCGACCTGCTCGACCGGCTCGACGCCTTCGGGTACCCCCGCGACGCGACGCCCGGCGTGCAGGTGCACGGCGACACCGTGACGGTCTACCTGGGGGACGACCCCGACGGCCCGCAGCTTCGCTTGGGGTTCTTCGGGGACGACCTCGACGAGGTCCGCGAGAACGGCGTCGCCCGCGACCGCTTCGCGCTCCGCCCCCGGCGCGACGCGCCGCTCTTCGAGGACGAGGAGGACGCCTGGACGTCGACCGTCCTGGAGGCCCTGCCCGGCCCGGTCTTCCTCGACGCCCCGGAGCTCGTCGAAAGCGTCCTCGACGCGGCCGACGCGCGCGCCCTCTGGGCGCGGCTTGCGGAGCGCCGCGTCACGTCGTTCGGGCGCGATCCGTTGGACCTCCCCGAACGCGAGCGCGACGTCGCGCCGCTCGACTACTACCGCGCCCGCCTCGAGGACGCCGCGGCGGACGTCGAAACGTGGTTGCGCGACGGGTTCGACGTCGCGGTTCTGGTGCGCTTCGAACGCACCGGTCGCTACCTCCAGGAGCGCCTCCTCGGGCACCTCGATCCGGCGTGGGCGTCGCACGTCCCCCCGCCCGATGCCGGCGCGCGGCCGCCCGGCGCGTCGGGCGCGCTGCGCCTCGTGCTCGGGGGCCGGACGGAGGGCGGGTACCGCGACGACGCCCGCCGCGAGGTCGTCCTGAGCGAGGACCTGCTGTACGGCCACCAGGGGGCCCGCGCCCTCAAGCGCCTGCCGGGCCGCAGCGTGCAGGACGCCAGCCAACTCGCGGTCGGCGACTTTTTGATCCACCCCGACCACGGCGTCGGACGCTTTCAGGGGCTCGAGTCCCGGTCGGTGTTGGGCGTCGCGCGGGACTACCTCGAACTCCGTTACGCCGGGGAGGGCAAGCTCTACCTCCCCGTCGAGCAGCTCCCGCTGTTGCGGCGCCACCCCGGCACGAGCGACGAACCGCCGCGCCTCTCGACGTTGGGGACGAACGAGTGGTCGCGCGCCAAGGAGAAGGCGCGCGTCAGTGCGCAAGCGCTCGCAGCGGAACTCATCAAGACGTACGCGCAACGCCAAGTGACGCAGGGCACCGCCTTTCCCGAGCAGGAGAGCTGGCGGGGCCTGGCCGAAGCGAACTTCCCGTACGAACTCACGCCGGACCAGGCGACCGCGGTGGAGGCCACCCTCGCCGACATGGAGTCCAGCATCCCCATGGACCGCCTCGTGAGCGGCGACGTGGGGTTCGGCAAGACCGAGGTGGCGATCCGGGCGGCGCTGCGCGCCGTCGCCAACGGCCGGCAGGTCGCCATGCTGGTCCCCACGACGGTCCTCGCGAAACAGCACTTCGATACGTTCGCCGCGCGCTTCGACGGCCTCCCGGTCGAGGTGGCGTTGTTGTCGCGCTTCGCCAGCGACACGGAAGCCCGCGCGACGCTCGAGGGCCTGAGCGACGGCACGATCGACGTCGTGATCGGGACGCACCGGCTGCTGAACGAAGCGGTCCGCTTCGCGCGGTTGGGGTTGTTGATCATCGACGAGGAGCACCGCTTCGGGGTGGGGCAGAAGGAGCGCCTCAAGAGCCTCCGCGCGAACCTCGACGTGCTCTCGCTGTCCGCGACCCCCATCCCGCGGACGCTGTACATGAGTCTGGTGGGCCTGCGCGACGTCAGCCAGATCATGACGCCGCCCGCCGGCCGGAAACCGATCCGGACGGTGCTGCAGCCCTACGACCCGGTGACGGTCCGCAGCGCGATCCTGCACGAGCTCGAGCGGGGCGGGACGACGTACTACATCCACGACCGCATCGGCTCCATGGCGATGCGGGCGAAGACGTTGCAGCAGCTCGTGCCCGAAGCGCGCATCGGGGTGGCGCACGGCCGGATGGATCCCGCCGACCTCGAGTCGGTGATGCTGAACTTCGAGGGGGGCGCCTTCGACGTGCTGCTCTCGACGACGATCGTCGAGTCCGGCCTCGACGTCGAGGGGGCGAACACGTTGATCATCGAGCGCGCCGACCGCCTCGGTCTGGCGCAGCTCTACCAGTTGCGGGGGCGCGTCGGTCGCCGCCGCACCGAGGCGTGGGCGTACCTGCTGTACCCCGGGCGCCTCAAGGAGCAGGCCCAGAAACGCCTCTACGCCATCCACGAGTTGGGGGACCTCGGCTCCGGTCACCGCCTCGCGGAGAAGGACATGGAGATCCGCGGGGTCGGCAACCTCCTCGGGCCCGAGCAGCACGGGCACGTCAGTGCGGTGTCGCTGGAGGTCTACACCGAACTGCTCGCCGAGGAGGTCGCGAAACTCAAGGGCGAAGCCCCGACGCACGCGACGCCGCCCGTCGCGATCGACCTGAACGTCGACGCGCGCCTCACACCGACCTACCTGCCGGACGACGACGAACGCATCGCGACGTACGGACGCCTCGCCGAAGCCACTGGCCTGGCCGAGGTGGCGCGCGTCGCGAAGGAGGTCCGCGAGGCGCGGGGTCCGTTCCCCCCGGAGGTCGCGGCGTTCTTCGATCTCGTGAAGTTGCGCCTGATCGCGCGGCAGAAGGGCGTCGCCTCGATCGCGGAGCACATGACCGACGTGCAGGTGTCGTTCCACGAGGCGTTCGACGAACTCGAGTACGACCCGCGCGCCCTCCGCGAGCTGCCGTTCACCGCCGAAGCGACGCGCTACCCGCCGGGGTTCAGCGTCAAGAAGAAGGGCCTCGAGGTCGAGGCCCTCCCGAAACGGCTGCAGCAACTGTTGCAGGTCGTCGGCTGAGCCACGGAACGGCAGCCGCGCGGCGCGCCGCACGCGTGCAGGGCTCACGACGACGGCCGGCCCCGCAGGGCCGGCCGTCGACGCAGGGTCGGCGCGCGAAGCGCGCCGAGCCTCAGAAGTCGAAGTGGTAGTTCACCCCGACGCGACCGAGGAAGCCGAAGCCGGTGCTGGGGTCGTCTTCGTCGTCGGCGCTGGAGCCTTCGTACACCTCGAGGCCGTAGCTCGGGCCGCCCTCGAAGAACACGCCGACGTCGTTGCCGCCCAGGTCGAGGCCGAGGTCCGCCAGCAGGATCTCCGCACCGGCGAGACCGTGGATGGCGAACTTCGTGTCGAAGATCGTCGAGGCGCCGCCGCCCACGTACAGCGTGGCGGGAACGTCGCCGGTGTCGACCGGCGCGGCGTAGATCAGGTCCGCCCCGAGCTCGAAGCCGGTGGGGCTGACGTACGCGTAGCCGAGGTTCGCGCGGACGCCGAGCCCTTCGATGCCGACGTCGGACACGCCGACGTGGGCGTGGGCGCCGGGCGCGCCGGCGCTCGCGCCGACCCAGGCGCTCTGGGCGAAGGCCGCGCCGCCGGTGAGGACGAGGGCGGAAAGAACGGTCAGAAAAGTCGTACGCATGAGTCCCTCCAAGTGGGCAGGATCGGAGGCGCGCACGGTGCGCGCCTCAACCGAGGAAAACGGTAGCACGCGCGCGGCCGCAGGGAACGTGCGATACGCCGCACGTCGCGGCCGTCAATCGTCGCTACGGAGGCGTTCGGCGAGGCGCCGGTCGGCGCTCCGCACGACCTGCGTCGCGCGGTTGCAGGGGGGCAGCCCGCCGTGGCGTTCGGCGTACGCCGCGAGCGCCTCCGCTTCGTCCGCCTTCGGGGTCGCGCTGTACGTCGTGCGCCAGTAGGCGGCGCGGTCCGCGACGCAACCGCCGGCCGCCAGGTGCTGACGGATGCGGTTCGGAACGTCCCGCCCGGACTGCCCGACGTAGATCGTGCGTTTCGCGTCGTCGGCCAACTCGTACACGCCCGGTTGGGCGTCGCGCCCGCGGCGGGCGGGGAGCGTGGCGAGCGGCCGCCACCGCGCGAACAGCGGCACCGTCAGCTCCGGTAGCCGAGGTCGCGGAGCGCCTCGGGATCCATCCGCCAGTCGGGCCGCACGACCACCTCGAGGTCCAGGAACACCTGCTCGTCGAGGAAGGTCTCGAGCTGTTTGCGAGCGGTGCGCCCGATCTCCTTGATCATGCGGCCGCCGTGCCCGATGACGATCCGGCGGTGCTGGGACTTCTCCACCCACACGTCCGCCTGGATCACCAGCGGGTCGCCCGCCTCCGGGTCGGCGTCCACCCATTCGCGCACCTCGACCGCCACGCCGTACGGCAGCTCCTGCCGGAGGTGCGTCAGCGCGCTCTCGCGGATGAGTTCCCCCGCCCACTGTTCGCGGGTCTGGTCGCTGCGGATCGTGTCGGGAAAGAAGTAGGGGCCCTCCGGCATCAGGTCCAGCAGGTCCTCGCGCAACGCGTACACCGCCGCGGGGTCGCGTTGCGCCGACAGCGCGTAGCGACGGGCCGGCGTCCGGCCCAGGTCGGCGTAGAGGTCCATCGCCTCCTCGGGGTACTTCGCTGCGTCGAGCTTGTTGCCGACCAGGAACACCGGCGTGTCGGGATCGAGTCCGTCCAGGAGGCGGGCGACGGCGCGGTCCTCGTCACCGGGCGGACGGCGCAGGTCGACGACCCACAGGATCACCTCGACGTCGGCCACCGCCCCGCGGATCTCGCGGGTCATGAACTGGTCCAACTCGGTCCGCCCCGAATGCAGGCCGGGGGTGTCGACGAACACGAGTTGGCGGCGGGCGTCGACGTCGGTCCAGATGCCGCGCACGCCCCGCCGCGTCGTTTGCGGTTTCGCGCTGATCGGGGCGACCTTCACGCCGAGCATCGTGTTCAACAACGTCGACTTGCCGACGTTCGGTTTCCCGAGGATCGCCACGAACCCGGCGTGCGTCGGGGTCTCGGGGCCCTCGGGCGCCTCGGGCGTCCCCGCGTCGGGGGCCGGTCTCTCGGTGGGGTCGTTCGTGTCGGGGCGCGGTGCGCCCTCGTCAGGTCCGTCGCGCACGACGTCCTCCCGTCCGCACCACCGCTCGGCCTCGCGCCATGCGAAGGGGCCCCTCGCGGGGCCCCATCGGCGGTTGGTTGCGGGGACAGGATTTGAACCTGTGACCTTCGGGTTATGAGCCCGACGAGCTACCAGACTGCTCCACCCCGCGGCGGTGCAAAGAGAAGTCTACACCCTCGCGTCCGGTCAGGTCAACGTCATGTATGGGTTCAGGACGTTTGGGACACGTGGGGTTCCGTGGCGCGCGGGTCCTGCATGAACGATGGGAGGCGGAGGCCACACGAAACCGCACGGGCTCCAAGGTGGCGCTCCGCTCACGGGAACGGACGCGACGGAGCCAGCGGTTCCGGTGCCGCTCAGTGACGGAGACCGCGGCATCCCGACGTCGATCGAGCGGCGGGGTGACGTGCGGCGGCGTCGGGGCGTCGTCAGCCGGGGTAGCCGTCGCCGGCCAGGCAGGCCTGCGCGTCGAGGTGAAGGGCGTCGATCGTGGGGGAGGTGCCGCAGATGGCGCACCCGGGTTGCGGGCCGATGCGGATGCGTTGCGTCGTCCAGGTCCCCAGGTCGAGATGGAGGAGGCCCTCGGGGGCGGCGGGGACGGTGCCGGCGGCGAGGCGGAGCGCCTCGAGCGCCATCCAGGACCCGATGACGCCGGCGGCGGGGCCGGCGACGCCGGCCTCCGCGCAGGAGGGGATCGAGTCGGGGGGGGGTGCCGTCGGGTGGAGGCACCGGTAGCAGGGGGCGCGTCGCCAGTCCGCGCCGTGCTCGCTGCGGTCGCGCACCAGGCGCGCGACCTGTCCCTCGAGGCGCGAGACCGAGCCGAACACCAGCGGCACGTCCTCGAGGACGCAGGCGTCGGACACCAGGTAGCGCGTGGCCGGGTTGTCGGTCGCGTCGATGACGACGTCGTGCCCCCGCACGAGGTCACGCCCGGTGTCGGGCCCGAAGGTGGTGGCGTGCGGCGTCACGTGCAGCGCGCCGTCGACCTCCCGGGCGCGGGCGGCGGCCACGTCGACCTTCGGCGCGCCGAGATCCGCCTCTCGGTACAGGATCTGGCGGTGCAGGTCCGCGCGGCGAACCTCGCCACCGTCGACCAACGTGAGGCCCGCCAGGCCGCTGCCCGCCAGGTAGGCCGTGACCGGCGCCCCGAGTCCGCCCAGGCCGACGACGAGGATGCGCGCCTCGGCGAGGGCGGCCTGTCCCTCCGGCCCGAGCTCGGGGAGGACCAGGTGCCGAGCGAAGCGCTCGCGGCGCTCGGAACCGAAACTCGCGTGCGTCGCGCGACTCACGGTGCGTCCCCCGCGGGGAGGACCTCGTGGATCAGGGGGGGCGCCTGCGCGGCGTCCGCGATGCGGACGGCGGCCGTCAACGCCGTCCGGGCCGCGTCGAGGCCGCGCCCGTCCCGGTGATGGATCGTGAGGAGCGGCGCGCCGGCCGACACCGGATCGCCGACCTTCGCCGCGAGCGTCACGCCGACCCCCAGGTCGACGGCGTCCCCCTTCGTCGCGCGGCCGCCCCCGAGCGCCCGGACGGCGCGACCGACGGCGAGGGCGTCGAGCTCCGCGACGACGCCGTCCGTGTCGGCCTCCAGCGTCACGGCGTCCGGCGCGAGCGCCAACGCGTCGGGGTGCGCCAGGTCGCCGCCCTGCGCCGCGATCCAGCGGTCGAACGTCGCGCGGGCGCGTCCGTCATCCAGCGGGGCGGCGACGGTGGCGGGGTCGGCCGGGAGGCCGGACGCGGCCAGCACCTCGCGAGCCAGCACGAGGACGAGCTCGCGCAGGTCCGGGGGGCCGCCCCCCTCGAGCGTCTCGATCGCTTCGCGCACCTCGAGGGCGTTCC comes from the Trueperaceae bacterium genome and includes:
- a CDS encoding SpoIID/LytB domain-containing protein, whose translation is MRALVVLLLTACAAIAAAQAPATPAPPAGSVALRVLLAEDVERYEARIDGPHEVRTERAARRSATPLDWPVEVRGDQLYAAGFRVGPWLTLAPASGVIEVDGRRYRGALRLEAADGALRLVNVVDLEAYLRGVVPAEVPAEWPAAALEAQAIAARTYTVANLDPAAPYDICATLLCQVYDGVAAEDPRTDAAVRATEGRVVRAGGEVARTYYHADSGGRTASAAEVWGYDRSYLRTREDVAVASPHRGWTATLAPARLAAALAAEGRDVGTPTRLRITETSASGRASRAVIEGTAGSVTLAGPRLTRVLRGAGLKSTRVTSTGPLSVRGDGWGHGVGLSQYGAMGLARQGRTAEQILRFYYPGTRVAALPRDPVLAAR
- a CDS encoding metal-sensitive transcriptional regulator, which encodes MPDAPTPDPATTPTTATVAIPPEEKKRILNRLKRLEGQVRGLQRMVDEDRSCTDILTLLAGVRSALDATGDAVLEHYVERCQADFASGQGDLGDLLAAVKLAR
- a CDS encoding YeeE/YedE thiosulfate transporter family protein, whose protein sequence is MTTPGPTATPHPPDCAETPAARRGLGARAALAYLAAGAAFGLVLVRSEVVAWWRIQEMFRFDAFHMYGVIGSAVLVAMVGVTLLRRSGARALDGTPIAVPPKEGGLPRTLGGGSVFGLGWALVGACPGPILALVGAGLPAFAVVLIGALLGTWTYGATRRHLPH
- a CDS encoding YeeE/YedE thiosulfate transporter family protein, with translation MGIETWLTSPWPWWLAGPLIGAVVPLLLWIGNKAFGVSSSLRHACAILPGGPAYFRYAWRDVGGWNLLFALGIVLGGAVAALGQAPLTVASATRDALAAYGVTPDGGLAPAALASADALRRPAVWAFLLAGGFLVGFGARWAGGCTSGHAITGLATRQLPSLLAVIGFFAGGLVGTHLLLPVLLPALTGGGAA
- the rsmI gene encoding 16S rRNA (cytidine(1402)-2'-O)-methyltransferase; the encoded protein is MSRLVLVPTPIGALRDVTLRALDVLGGADVVAAEDTRRSATLLREHGIATPLVRLDAHTIPTRGPGLLAEHATVAYVTDAGTPGVSDPGADLVRLALDAGHDVEALPGPSAVLPALVLSGLPVARFTFEGFLPRKGRDRGDRLARLAARPETTALYEAPGRVPGTLADLAEACGGDRPASLSRELTKRFETTLRGSLADLATATAADPPRGECVVVVGGAPEGAPGPPPGEADRYAAALRGAGVTGRTLRDALVALGVAKNDAYRAALDGEEG
- the mfd gene encoding transcription-repair coupling factor, with translation MSDRTTPPPPAAPDPSARTPAPPPAPADGGRIAGLPAVARLARVARDAGPRVVLTTPERAPLFEGAAAFGAPVTTDPDLDGWGERSDLVIATFEHAVRAFPADPERYELAFAPGASFPRSDLLDRLDAFGYPRDATPGVQVHGDTVTVYLGDDPDGPQLRLGFFGDDLDEVRENGVARDRFALRPRRDAPLFEDEEDAWTSTVLEALPGPVFLDAPELVESVLDAADARALWARLAERRVTSFGRDPLDLPERERDVAPLDYYRARLEDAAADVETWLRDGFDVAVLVRFERTGRYLQERLLGHLDPAWASHVPPPDAGARPPGASGALRLVLGGRTEGGYRDDARREVVLSEDLLYGHQGARALKRLPGRSVQDASQLAVGDFLIHPDHGVGRFQGLESRSVLGVARDYLELRYAGEGKLYLPVEQLPLLRRHPGTSDEPPRLSTLGTNEWSRAKEKARVSAQALAAELIKTYAQRQVTQGTAFPEQESWRGLAEANFPYELTPDQATAVEATLADMESSIPMDRLVSGDVGFGKTEVAIRAALRAVANGRQVAMLVPTTVLAKQHFDTFAARFDGLPVEVALLSRFASDTEARATLEGLSDGTIDVVIGTHRLLNEAVRFARLGLLIIDEEHRFGVGQKERLKSLRANLDVLSLSATPIPRTLYMSLVGLRDVSQIMTPPAGRKPIRTVLQPYDPVTVRSAILHELERGGTTYYIHDRIGSMAMRAKTLQQLVPEARIGVAHGRMDPADLESVMLNFEGGAFDVLLSTTIVESGLDVEGANTLIIERADRLGLAQLYQLRGRVGRRRTEAWAYLLYPGRLKEQAQKRLYAIHELGDLGSGHRLAEKDMEIRGVGNLLGPEQHGHVSAVSLEVYTELLAEEVAKLKGEAPTHATPPVAIDLNVDARLTPTYLPDDDERIATYGRLAEATGLAEVARVAKEVREARGPFPPEVAAFFDLVKLRLIARQKGVASIAEHMTDVQVSFHEAFDELEYDPRALRELPFTAEATRYPPGFSVKKKGLEVEALPKRLQQLLQVVG
- a CDS encoding GIY-YIG nuclease family protein translates to MPLFARWRPLATLPARRGRDAQPGVYELADDAKRTIYVGQSGRDVPNRIRQHLAAGGCVADRAAYWRTTYSATPKADEAEALAAYAERHGGLPPCNRATQVVRSADRRLAERLRSDD
- the era gene encoding GTPase Era codes for the protein MRDGPDEGAPRPDTNDPTERPAPDAGTPEAPEGPETPTHAGFVAILGKPNVGKSTLLNTMLGVKVAPISAKPQTTRRGVRGIWTDVDARRQLVFVDTPGLHSGRTELDQFMTREIRGAVADVEVILWVVDLRRPPGDEDRAVARLLDGLDPDTPVFLVGNKLDAAKYPEEAMDLYADLGRTPARRYALSAQRDPAAVYALREDLLDLMPEGPYFFPDTIRSDQTREQWAGELIRESALTHLRQELPYGVAVEVREWVDADPEAGDPLVIQADVWVEKSQHRRIVIGHGGRMIKEIGRTARKQLETFLDEQVFLDLEVVVRPDWRMDPEALRDLGYRS
- a CDS encoding HesA/MoeB/ThiF family protein, which encodes MSRATHASFGSERRERFARHLVLPELGPEGQAALAEARILVVGLGGLGAPVTAYLAGSGLAGLTLVDGGEVRRADLHRQILYREADLGAPKVDVAAARAREVDGALHVTPHATTFGPDTGRDLVRGHDVVIDATDNPATRYLVSDACVLEDVPLVFGSVSRLEGQVARLVRDRSEHGADWRRAPCYRCLHPTAPPPDSIPSCAEAGVAGPAAGVIGSWMALEALRLAAGTVPAAPEGLLHLDLGTWTTQRIRIGPQPGCAICGTSPTIDALHLDAQACLAGDGYPG